The segment CCTATGGGGTTCGCCGTTACAATTGCTATTGCATCCTCAGCTAGTTTTATCACCCCGATTGGCTACCAGACAAACCTGATTGTTTATGGACCAGGTGGATACAAGTTTACGGATTATATAAAAATAGGAGCACCACTTAGTTTAATTGTCATGGCAATAACTGTCACGATTGTCTATTATTGGTGGTTTTAGGAGGGAAATTATGAGCGGTTTAACAAATATCGTTTGGCATGAATCTAACGTTACGAAAAAGGATAGACAAGAAAAGAATAATCACAGAAGTGCAGCTTTATGGTTTACCGGATTATCCGGTTCAGGAAAATCTACTGTATCCGTTGCATTAGAGAAAAGGCTTCATGAGTTAGGTATCCACACCTATCGTTTAGATGGAGATAATGTGCGCCACGGTTTGAATAAAAATTTAGGATTTAGCCCGGAAGACCGCAAAGAGAATATCCGTCGCATCGGAGAAGTGACAAATCTCATGGTTGATGCAGGTTTAGTGACCCTAACCGCATTTATTTCGCCGTATCGGGAAGACCGGGACGGGGCACGGGCATTGCTTGGGGAGAATGAATTCATTGAAGTTTATGTGAAATGCAGTGTGGAAGCATGTGAAGCGCGCGATCCAAAAGGACTATATAAAAAAGCACGTGCTGGTGAAATTAAAGGTTTTACTGGTATTGACGCGCCGTATGAAGAGCCTTCTAATCCGGAAGTCATTGTAGATACGGAAAAGCAATCATTAGAAGAATCAGTTCAGGTGCTTGTTACGTATTTGAGGGAGAAGGGATATATTGTGTAGGAGATCGTAAGTTTTTTTATACGGTTCCTTCTCAATTATAAAACTTGATCATACTGCTGTAGTCAGCTATAATAGAAAAATAAAGCAAAGTAAACTTATAGGGATTGTTTAATAAGCTATATTCAAGGAGGAAATAACATGAGTAATGTACCTTTACTTGTAGACACAGATTGGTTAGCAGACAGATTGGATGATCCAAAGCTGAGATTGTTAGATGCAACTACCTTTCTAAAACCAACTTCCGGTTATTATGACGTTTGGTCGGGAAAGGAAGCGTATGATAAAGGTCATATCCCTGGGGCGGTTTTTGCAGATTTGCTTGGAGATCTTTCGGATCCTGATTCCAAATATGCTTTTACTATCCCTTCAAGAGAAAGATTTGTAAAGAAAATTAGTGAACTTGGTGTTGGAGATGACTCTTATGTCGTGGTTTATGATCAAGGACAAGCAATAGTAGGCACTCCAGTAATTGCATCCGACTGGGCATCACGTCTTGCTTGGCAGCTACGCTATGAAGGTTTTGACAATGTTGCAGTACTTGATGGAGGATTTCCGAAATGGCGTGAGGAAGGACGCCCGGTTACGACAGAGCCAGGTTCTTATCCTAAAGCCACATTTACTGGAGAAAGACGTCCTGAATTATTAGCTACAAAAGAAGATGTAAAAAAAGCATTAAATGATGAAGATGTCATTCTGGTTAACAGTCTTTCAGAAGCTGATTTCAATGGTGAAACTGACACTTATGCACGAAAGGGGCATATACC is part of the Virgibacillus sp. NKC19-16 genome and harbors:
- the cysC gene encoding adenylyl-sulfate kinase, which gives rise to MSGLTNIVWHESNVTKKDRQEKNNHRSAALWFTGLSGSGKSTVSVALEKRLHELGIHTYRLDGDNVRHGLNKNLGFSPEDRKENIRRIGEVTNLMVDAGLVTLTAFISPYREDRDGARALLGENEFIEVYVKCSVEACEARDPKGLYKKARAGEIKGFTGIDAPYEEPSNPEVIVDTEKQSLEESVQVLVTYLREKGYIV
- a CDS encoding sulfurtransferase, which produces MSNVPLLVDTDWLADRLDDPKLRLLDATTFLKPTSGYYDVWSGKEAYDKGHIPGAVFADLLGDLSDPDSKYAFTIPSRERFVKKISELGVGDDSYVVVYDQGQAIVGTPVIASDWASRLAWQLRYEGFDNVAVLDGGFPKWREEGRPVTTEPGSYPKATFTGERRPELLATKEDVKKALNDEDVILVNSLSEADFNGETDTYARKGHIPGSVNVFFGDLSSTDSKELYDYEKLRKTFEESGALDSDKKVITYCGSGIAATWNALILNKLGQNNVAMYDGSMTEWADDPKLPLDTVEKEK